A region from the Triticum urartu cultivar G1812 chromosome 1, Tu2.1, whole genome shotgun sequence genome encodes:
- the LOC125510173 gene encoding F-box protein PP2-A13-like: MGAGVSSFFFGAAAEAAPGAAGLGDLPELCAAQVLLRLDAPEICRLARLNHAFRGAAGADFVWEAKLPENYRHLIGYVEGGGEEGRRRRRRAGTKEIYARLSRPVSFDDGTKEFWLEKSKGRVCMALSSKALVITGIDDRRYWTHMPTTESRFQSVAYLQQIWWFEVVGELDFCFPVGTYSLYFRVHLGKFSKRFGRRVCSTENVHGWNKKPVRFQLSTSDGQNALSQCYLDEPGSWVLYHAGDFVSTNPGQALKLKFSMAQIDCTHTKGGLCVDSVLVYPKGFQQEKVVTGKISEMRSSS, translated from the exons ATGGGGGCGGGGGTCTCGAGCTTTTTCttcggcgcggcggcggaggctGCGCCGGGTGCTGCGGGCCTGGGCGACCTGCCGGAGCTCTGCGCCGCGCAGGTGCTGCTGCGGCTCGACGCGCCGGAGATCTGCCGCCTCGCGCGCCTCAACCACGCCTTCCGCGGCGCCGCGGGGGCCGACTTCGTGTGGGAGGCCAAGCTGCCGGAGAACTACCGCCACCTCATCGGGTACGTCGAGGGCGGGGGCGAGGAGGGCAGGCGCCGGCGCCGCCGGGCCGGGACCAAGGAGATCTACGCCAGGCTCTCCAGGCCCGTCTCTTTCGACGACGGCACCAAG GAATTTTGGCTAGAGAAGAGCAAAGGTAGGGTTTGTATGGCGCTATCCTCCAAAGCTCTGGTCATAACTGGCATCGATGACAGGAGATATTGGACGCACATGCCGACTACTGAATCAAG GTTCCAGTCCGTGGCATACCTTCAGCAAATCTGGTGGTTTGAAGTGGTTGGGGAGCTCGATTTCTGCTTCCCCGTGGGAACCTACAGTTTATACTTCAGGGTTCATCTTGGGAAGTTCAGCAAGCGGTTTGGACGCCGTGTTTGCAGCACCGAGAACGTCCACGGCTGGAACAAGAAGCCGGTGCGCTTCCAGCTCTCCACCTCGGACGGCCAGAATGCATTATCTCAATGCTACCTGGATGAGCCCGGGAGCTGGGTTCTGTACCATGCAGGCGATTTTGTTTCCACGAATCCTGGCCAGGCACTGAAGCTGAAGTTCTCGATGGCGCAGATCGACTGCACGCACACGAAAGGCGGCCTGTGCGTCGACTCGGTGCTTGTGTATCCCAAGGGCTTTCAGCAAGAGAAGGTGGTGACCGGCAAGATCTCGGAGATGCGATCGTCGTCGTAG